Proteins from one Thioflavicoccus mobilis 8321 genomic window:
- a CDS encoding class I SAM-dependent methyltransferase, translating to MVEAMNVRGMAGRVCGVDLDPRVLENPFLDEARVADAGQIPYENGVFDLVFADNVMEHFSLPDHVFAEIARVLKPGGTLLFKTPNPSPTVSGSKSEDLLNEGPCSGTGNAVGERWKSRVVF from the coding sequence ATCGTCGAGGCGATGAATGTCCGAGGAATGGCGGGGAGGGTTTGCGGGGTGGATCTTGACCCGCGGGTGTTGGAAAACCCGTTCCTCGATGAGGCGCGGGTGGCGGATGCCGGCCAGATTCCTTACGAGAATGGGGTGTTCGACCTCGTCTTTGCCGACAATGTGATGGAGCACTTCTCCCTGCCCGATCATGTCTTCGCCGAGATCGCCCGTGTGCTGAAGCCGGGGGGGACCCTGCTTTTCAAGACACCAAACCCCAGCCCAACGGTGTCTGGTTCCAAAAGCGAGGACCTGTTGAATGAAGGACCTTGCTCGGGGACCGGGAACGCCGTAGGCGAGCGCTGGAAGTCTCGGGTTGTTTTTTGA
- a CDS encoding bi-domain-containing oxidoreductase, which translates to MKQVLQSLKDGQTEVAEVPSPGARSGQLLIHTMRSLISAGTERMLLEFGQGSLLAKARKQPDKVRDVVAKARTDGVSATMEAVRAKLDQPIPLGYCNLGRVAEVGRGVTGFAPGDRVVSNGNHAEVVSVPKNLCAKVPDGVSDEAASFTVLAAIGLQGIRLARVTLGECVVVTGLGLIGLLTVQLLRAHGCRVLGIDLDPARLALARRFGAETVDVSAGQDPLAAAQTFSRGAGVDAVLITAATRSSGPVSQAAKMCRRRGRIVLVGVTGLELSRADFYEKELSFQVSCSYGPGRYDPIYEQGGQDYPIGFVRWTEQRNFEAVLDMLAAGALDVAPLVTHRLPIEQAAEALALLTEDRAAMGIVLEYAPDDTDERLARRRVSLAATIAEREAGPGRARVGFLGAGNYASRTLIPVFKAAGATLATVVSAGGVSALHAGRKNGVAEAATDEAACIDAPDIDAVVIATRHDLHARQVLAALRAGKHVYCEKPLCLTETELAEIEVEARARPGQLLMVGFNRRFAPQVERMKALLAAVPGPKSLILTVNAGAIQADHWTQDPAIGGGRIIGEACHFIDLARHLAGAPIVSHRVQGLGTAETPGPRDTAAIALGLADGSEATIHYLANGHKGFPKERIEVFVAGRVLQLDNFRTLRGWGWPGFTKMNLWKQDKGAEAAAVAFVRAIREGGLPPIPLAETLEASRISILAADAL; encoded by the coding sequence ATGAAGCAGGTTCTCCAATCACTCAAGGACGGGCAGACGGAGGTGGCCGAGGTCCCTTCCCCCGGCGCACGTTCCGGCCAGTTGCTGATCCATACGATGCGTAGCCTGATTTCCGCCGGTACCGAGCGGATGTTGCTGGAGTTCGGGCAGGGCAGCCTGCTCGCGAAGGCGCGTAAGCAGCCGGACAAGGTGCGGGATGTCGTTGCCAAGGCGCGCACGGACGGTGTCAGTGCGACGATGGAGGCGGTACGCGCGAAGCTCGATCAGCCGATCCCGCTGGGTTACTGCAATTTGGGCCGTGTGGCCGAGGTGGGCCGCGGCGTCACCGGCTTCGCGCCTGGCGATCGAGTGGTCTCGAACGGCAATCATGCCGAGGTCGTCTCGGTGCCGAAGAACCTGTGCGCCAAGGTGCCCGACGGTGTCAGCGACGAGGCGGCGAGCTTCACCGTGCTGGCGGCGATCGGGCTGCAGGGCATCCGGCTCGCGCGGGTGACGCTCGGTGAATGCGTCGTCGTCACGGGCCTCGGGCTGATCGGCCTGCTCACCGTGCAACTGCTGCGCGCCCATGGCTGCCGCGTGCTGGGGATCGATCTCGATCCAGCGCGATTGGCGCTGGCTCGACGCTTCGGGGCCGAGACGGTGGATGTTTCGGCCGGTCAAGATCCGCTCGCCGCGGCTCAGACCTTCTCCCGCGGGGCAGGAGTGGATGCGGTGCTGATCACCGCCGCCACCCGCAGCTCTGGGCCCGTTTCGCAGGCTGCGAAGATGTGCCGCAGGCGCGGCCGGATCGTGCTGGTCGGCGTGACTGGCCTTGAGCTCAGCCGCGCCGATTTCTATGAAAAGGAGCTTTCTTTTCAAGTCTCCTGTTCCTATGGGCCCGGCCGTTACGACCCGATCTATGAGCAGGGTGGGCAGGACTATCCGATCGGCTTTGTCCGCTGGACCGAGCAGCGCAACTTCGAAGCGGTGCTGGATATGCTGGCCGCGGGTGCGCTGGACGTCGCGCCGTTGGTGACCCATCGCCTGCCGATCGAGCAGGCGGCCGAGGCGCTGGCGTTGCTCACCGAGGACCGCGCTGCGATGGGGATTGTGCTGGAGTATGCGCCAGATGACACAGACGAAAGGCTGGCGCGCCGTCGGGTGTCACTGGCGGCCACGATCGCAGAGCGCGAAGCCGGGCCGGGGCGGGCGCGTGTGGGCTTCCTGGGGGCGGGGAACTACGCGAGCCGGACGCTGATTCCGGTGTTCAAGGCGGCGGGCGCGACGCTTGCCACGGTCGTCAGTGCCGGCGGCGTCAGCGCGCTCCATGCCGGGCGAAAGAACGGCGTGGCCGAGGCGGCGACGGACGAGGCTGCCTGCATCGATGCGCCCGACATCGACGCGGTGGTGATCGCCACCCGTCATGATCTCCATGCTCGGCAGGTGTTGGCGGCGCTGCGGGCTGGCAAGCACGTCTATTGCGAGAAGCCGCTCTGCCTGACCGAGACGGAGCTGGCCGAGATCGAGGTCGAGGCACGGGCGCGGCCTGGTCAGCTCCTCATGGTCGGATTCAACCGCCGCTTCGCCCCGCAGGTGGAGCGGATGAAGGCGTTGCTGGCCGCCGTGCCCGGGCCGAAGAGCCTGATCTTGACGGTGAACGCAGGCGCCATCCAGGCGGATCACTGGACCCAGGATCCGGCCATCGGTGGCGGCCGGATCATCGGCGAGGCCTGCCATTTCATCGATTTGGCGCGTCACCTGGCCGGTGCGCCGATCGTCAGCCATCGGGTGCAGGGGTTGGGCACCGCGGAGACACCGGGGCCGCGCGATACGGCCGCGATCGCGCTGGGCCTTGCTGATGGCTCTGAGGCGACGATCCACTACCTCGCCAACGGCCATAAGGGCTTCCCGAAGGAACGCATCGAGGTATTCGTCGCGGGCCGTGTCCTTCAGCTCGACAATTTCCGCACGCTGAGGGGCTGGGGCTGGCCGGGCTTCACCAAGATGAATCTCTGGAAGCAGGACAAGGGGGCGGAGGCCGCGGCCGTTGCCTTCGTGCGTGCGATCCGCGAGGGCGGTCTGCCCCCCATCCCGCTTGCGGAAACGCTTGAGGCAAGCCGCATTTCGATCCTTGCGGCGGATGCGCTGTGA